One genomic segment of Actinoplanes ianthinogenes includes these proteins:
- the valS gene encoding valine--tRNA ligase: protein MTDTGTGRPGLPERPSLDGLEDRWAPRWQEEETYAFDRSRKRPDVFAIDTPPPTVSGELHVGHVFSFTHTDLVARFQRMRGKAVFYPMGWDDNGLPTERRVQHVFGVRCDPSLPYQPDWEPPASPPRPPVAISRRNFVALCARMTARDEQAYEAVWRRIGLSVDWGLGYTTIGDRARAVSQRAFLANLARGEAYSSEAPTLWDVGYRTAVAQAELEDRLQPGAFHTLRFDGPGGPIEVDTTRPELLPACVALVHHPGDARFAGLTSARSPLFGVDVPVLPHPLAEPDKGTGIAMVCTFGDLTDVTWWRDLDLATRVVLGRDGRFLPEPPPGVPAQAYRPLAGRTVAAARREIVRLLGEAGALAGEPRPVTHPVKFYERGDAPLEIVTSRQWFIRNGGRDAGLRERLLARGRELRWVPEHMRHRYETWVGGLTGDWLISRQRFFGVPIPIWYRLDDAGEPDYDQPLIPDDSALPVDPTSDCPPGFEEAARDRPGGFTADPDVMDTWATSSLTPWIAAGDLADRVLPMDLRPQGQEIIRTWLFTTLLRAEQSTGALPWHTAVLSGWVLNSDNRKMSSSRGRLVAASAPIEQFGADAVRYWAASGRPGVDTAYDPGQMRVGRRLATKLLNASRFALGLGAERALRQPVGEPLDRAMLGRLAEVVVTATEAFDRYQHTDALQAAETFFWTFCDDYIELVKERAYADGPGADSARAALAAGLSVQLRLFAPFLPFVTEEVWSWWRYGSVHRATWPTKYELTRVAPESEPALLDLAGDALRQVRRAKSDRKLSMRAEVPLAEALGPGPMLDRLALIDADVRAAGRIAKLDLLRDRTPELVIACAF, encoded by the coding sequence ATGACTGATACGGGAACCGGGCGCCCCGGCCTTCCCGAGCGGCCGTCGCTGGACGGTCTCGAGGACAGGTGGGCGCCGCGCTGGCAGGAGGAGGAGACGTACGCGTTCGACCGCTCGAGAAAGCGACCGGACGTGTTCGCGATCGACACCCCGCCGCCGACCGTATCGGGCGAGTTGCACGTCGGGCACGTCTTCTCCTTCACCCACACCGACCTGGTCGCGCGGTTCCAGCGGATGCGCGGCAAGGCCGTCTTCTATCCGATGGGCTGGGATGACAACGGCCTGCCCACCGAGCGCCGGGTGCAGCACGTGTTCGGGGTCCGCTGCGACCCGTCGCTGCCCTACCAGCCGGACTGGGAGCCGCCGGCGAGTCCGCCCCGGCCACCGGTCGCGATCTCCCGGCGCAACTTCGTCGCGTTGTGCGCGCGGATGACCGCGCGGGACGAGCAGGCCTACGAGGCGGTCTGGCGGCGGATCGGGCTGTCCGTCGACTGGGGACTGGGCTACACCACGATCGGCGATCGGGCACGGGCCGTCTCCCAGCGGGCGTTCCTGGCGAACCTGGCACGTGGCGAGGCGTATTCGTCCGAGGCGCCGACCTTGTGGGACGTCGGTTATCGCACCGCGGTCGCGCAGGCCGAGCTGGAGGACCGGCTCCAGCCGGGCGCGTTCCACACGCTGCGCTTCGACGGGCCGGGCGGCCCGATCGAGGTCGACACGACCCGGCCGGAGCTGCTGCCGGCGTGCGTCGCGCTGGTCCATCATCCCGGCGACGCCCGTTTCGCCGGTCTGACCTCCGCGCGGAGCCCGCTGTTCGGCGTCGACGTCCCGGTCCTGCCGCACCCGCTCGCCGAGCCGGACAAGGGGACCGGCATCGCGATGGTCTGCACGTTCGGCGATCTGACCGACGTCACCTGGTGGCGTGACCTGGACCTGGCCACCCGGGTGGTCCTGGGCCGGGACGGCCGGTTCCTGCCGGAGCCGCCACCGGGCGTCCCGGCCCAGGCCTATCGGCCGCTGGCCGGCCGGACCGTCGCGGCCGCCCGGCGGGAGATCGTCCGGCTGCTGGGCGAGGCCGGCGCGCTGGCCGGGGAGCCGCGGCCGGTCACGCATCCGGTCAAGTTCTACGAGCGGGGCGACGCGCCGCTGGAGATCGTCACCAGCCGGCAGTGGTTCATCCGCAACGGTGGCCGCGACGCGGGGCTGCGCGAGCGGCTGCTGGCGCGGGGCCGGGAGCTGCGCTGGGTCCCGGAGCACATGCGGCACCGCTACGAGACCTGGGTCGGGGGCCTGACCGGGGACTGGCTGATCAGCCGGCAGCGGTTCTTCGGCGTGCCCATCCCGATCTGGTACCGGCTCGACGACGCTGGCGAGCCGGATTACGACCAGCCTCTCATACCGGACGATTCGGCACTGCCGGTCGACCCGACATCGGACTGCCCGCCCGGCTTCGAGGAGGCCGCGCGGGACCGGCCGGGCGGCTTCACCGCCGACCCGGACGTGATGGACACCTGGGCCACGTCGTCGCTCACCCCGTGGATCGCGGCCGGCGACCTGGCCGACCGGGTTCTCCCGATGGACCTGCGGCCGCAGGGCCAGGAGATCATCCGGACCTGGCTGTTCACCACGCTGCTACGCGCCGAGCAGAGCACCGGGGCGCTGCCCTGGCACACCGCGGTCCTCTCCGGCTGGGTGCTGAACTCCGACAACCGGAAGATGTCCAGTTCCCGGGGCCGGCTGGTGGCCGCGAGCGCGCCGATCGAGCAGTTCGGCGCCGACGCGGTGCGCTATTGGGCGGCGAGCGGGCGGCCGGGCGTCGACACGGCGTACGACCCGGGACAGATGCGGGTCGGGCGGCGGCTGGCGACGAAACTGCTGAACGCGTCGAGGTTCGCGCTCGGGCTGGGCGCGGAGCGGGCGTTGCGGCAGCCGGTCGGCGAGCCGCTCGACCGGGCGATGCTGGGCCGGCTCGCCGAGGTGGTCGTCACGGCGACCGAGGCGTTCGACCGGTACCAGCACACCGACGCGTTGCAGGCGGCCGAGACGTTCTTCTGGACGTTCTGCGACGACTACATCGAGCTGGTGAAAGAGCGGGCGTACGCGGACGGGCCGGGTGCGGACTCGGCGCGGGCCGCGCTGGCCGCCGGGCTGTCGGTGCAGTTGCGGCTGTTCGCGCCGTTCCTCCCGTTCGTCACCGAGGAGGTCTGGTCCTGGTGGCGTTACGGGTCGGTGCACCGCGCCACCTGGCCGACGAAGTACGAGCTGACCCGGGTGGCGCCGGAGAGCGAGCCGGCGCTGCTGGATCTGGCCGGTGACGCGCTGCGCCAGGTGCGGAGGGCGAAATCGGACCGCAAGCTGTCGATGCGGGCCGAGGTGCCGCTGGCCGAGGCGCTCGGCCCGGGTCCGATGCTCGACCGGCTGGCGCTGATCGACGCCGACGTCCGGGCGGCCGGGCGGATCGCCAAGCTCGACCTGCTCCGCGACCGGACCCCGGAGCTGGTGATCGCCTGCGCGTTCTGA